TTAAATTAAAAACCCAACTCTATCAGCTCACCGATGAGCAGAAAATCGACTTAGTAATAAATTATGCCAACACATCTGAAACTGCCTTTCAAAAAAGTATTAAGAAAAATGCTCTTCTTTTATGAATAGTATTCTAGAAGAATAATATCATCTACTTGCTAGTCTTATAATATTAGCGAAAGAAATGTTGCAGTACTTTGATATTACTATGAAAAATCAATCCTAATACTGATTAGATTTTTTAGAAACCCAAGCAGTATTGGCAGCTCGTTTTGCTC
This genomic window from Candidatus Nitrosacidococcus tergens contains:
- a CDS encoding nucleotidyltransferase domain-containing protein, encoding MFGSNTKVYLLGSRTDDTQLGGDIDLLVEVNRVADSSIRFKLKTQLYQLTDEQKIDLVINYANTSETAFQKSIKKNALLL